TGTCAGAGGAGGGAGGAGAGCTGGTTAGGTGTGCTGTGCCAGGGTGCCACCCCTGACCCCTCTGCTGGCTAAGCCCCTTGGATGCGTCCCCAGTTTAACTGGATAACCCCCCCcccttaatttatattttacaagtGACACCCCGATGCTCACTTTTTGCAGTTCCCACAGCTGTTCGGCTGCCACTCTGGTTCCTGGACCTTTCAGATGGCACAGCTGGAGCGAGAGGGTGCCCTTGCTGGTGTGGAGGCACAGCTCCTTGCCGATGTTGTGACGCAGCTCGTTGTGGGATGTGTACTCGAAATACTGCGTGACAAAACAAGAGCAGTCAGCCCCGACGGGCACCTCCCCTATCCCCATCCGTAAAGTGGATTCCAGTGGAGTCGTACCTGGTTACCCCCCATGCCATGGCAGCCATACATGATCAGGGGTTTGCCCCCGTGGTTCTTCTCCCCAGCATCCAGACACACATGGCTTCCTTGGTTTCTAATCTGTGCAGGAAAAGAGagggaaaaataaaagtacaagtgACCACCTGGCACTGCCAGGGAGCAAGAAAGCATTCCAGAATATTCAAGTTGTGGAGGGGCATCTTACCGCTCCATACAGGGTGGGTGTCAGGTCTGGCACAAAGGCCTCTGGGTAGACGGTCTGCAGGTACCAGCTGAAGCTCTTACAATGCAGCTGCTCCTTAAGCCGCAGACGGCCCGAGATGTTGCCATAGTCCTTCTGCCAGGAAGAGAGCATGAGAGGGTTAGTGCCAGTTCACTGCCATGTCCCCCAAAGCAAGACATGTGCCCACTCACCTCTCTGGCCATCTTGGCCGCGTTGCTGTTTCGCCGGTAGTAGATCTCCTTATACTCGTCCATCCAGACCTCTGCCAGTCGCACCTGGTTGCGGGTGATCACCTGGGTGCCCTTCGGGAAGCTGTGGGGGCTTTTGGTGCGGAAGACGTGCCCAACCACCGAGCACGGGATGATCTCCAGCTGCCCTCCGCACTGCCAGACCTGCAATGGCCAGACGGGAGCAAAGTGAGCCGATGTGCCTCACCCCCTCGGCATGGTGCCCACCTCCCAGGCTCGGCGCCCACTACGTTACCCTAAAGGACATCTCAACGTTTTCACCCCCCCAGATCTCCATCTGGTCATCATATGTGCCGATGTGCTCGAAGTAGGACTTCCTGATGGCGAATAAGCCCCCGGCAAAGGTGGGCGTCCTGGAACGAGATAGAGAGAAAGCAGGTGAGTGCCCACTCCACCCTGAGAGGTGCCCGCCCCATGCCAAGCAGGCCGCACTTACTTAATGGGGTAGGTCTCATCTTTGCGCCGCTGCTTCTCATGCTCGGGGATGCCCTCCCAGCCGAAGGTCAGACTCCAGTCAAAGTTGCCCCGGTTGTGGTGTCGCCCGTGGCTGACTGGCTTGGCGAATTCGAAAGTGTTCAGGTCGATGGTGGTGATGTCTGGACTGACCACGGCGGTGGGCTCCTCAGCGATGCGACCCAGCAGGGGCTCCAGCCAGCCATGAAAGCACTCACCTGTGGGGGGGACCGAGAGACAAAAATGGCATCAGGGTCCCCAGCGTGCCATGGATACCCCCCAACCTCGAGCAGGGCACTCACAGTGGGCATCCAGGAAGGTGAGCACCTCAGCCGTGGCCACACGCGCCCCCAGCAGGCGGGCCGTGATTAACCCCTTCCTCTCCGGCTGCCGCACCACCTGGACGATCTGCAGCTTCTTCACGTACTCCTCGAGCCGCAGCTTCAGGTGGTCTGTGGACACAACAGGCAGTGGAGCTCAAGGCCGAGACCACCCAGAACACAGCCGGGACCCTCCCTTCAATCACCACTCACGGCAGGGTGGGTCACTCACCATCTGTGCTGGCGTCGTCCACCAGGATGATCTCCTTGAGCAGGGTGGCCGGAGACGTGTGCAGGACGCTGTAGACGGTCCTCAGCAAGGTGGACCAGGCCTCGTTGTGGAACACTATGATGACGCTAGTGGTGGGCAGAGGGGGGCAGCGCTTGAACTTCTGATCGATGcacctgaggaggaggaggaggagatgagAGTTGAGAGGTCAGCGGACGACAGTCACCTGGCACTGCGGACACGATGCGAGTCCACTTACTCGGGCGGCCGGGTGTCCAGCCCCAGGCTGCGGTGTAGTGAGATGCGGTCACTGGCGTACTGGTTGAAGCAATGCTTCTCCATGCCTTTGTCCTTCTCCGCCTGCTCCGCCGCGGTCAGCGAGTCCTGCTTGAACCCTCTGCCATCCGCGCCGGGGCTGCTGGGATCCTGAACGGGCCTCTCCACCAGGGGGCGCAGCTCCGCCTCGGTGTAGACGCCAGGCGCACATCGCTGCTCCTCCACGCTGGCCGAGGGTGCCAGCGGCTGCTCAGGTGCTTTGATTTGCAGCGAGTCCCTCAGGTTGTTCACTGCCCCCATCATCATGTCCAGCATTTTCTCCTTCCGGCTGGCCAGGTTGCTCAGCCAGGCCTCCTCGCTGCTGGCCTTGCCGACATCCCGCTGAAGGATGACCACCACCACCATGAAGAACACCACCGCCAGGACCACTTTGAGAAACCCGAGACGCCTCCTGGACAGCAGCCTCATGGTGCTGGATGAGATGTGAGGAAACCTGTAAGGAAGGCTGGAGATAAATGCCACGGTCACTCCTAGTGTCACCACGCCCAGGGGCACATCCTGCTGGGTCTGGTCAGTCGGCTTTTAGCATAAAAGAGGAGCAAACAAACTGGAGGCACCTGTCTGACTGCGGCGCCACACCTGCACAGGTAAGCCTTGGGGATACTTGAGGAAGAGGAGTGTCCTCGACTGCAACTGCactttatacagcgcctttcatggGCACATTCCAGTAGGTAGACACAGTCTGTCGATTGCCTCGCATACACATCCTTGGTCACAacggccccctagtggctaacgCCATTTGTGACCCTGGGGCTTTACAAGGTCTTCAcgacagaaaggcgctatatgaaatacAAAGCAAGAGCACTGAGTCCAGTCTCTGTCCCCGCTGTTACAAACGGGGCTGCGACCCCCTGACCCCCACATTCAGTGCCTAGCGCTTGTCAGATATACATCTCTactagtgaaaggcactatatgaaataaaaacactaagCCTGAGCCCCTAAGAGTCGCCATCTCCGAGTGCGTGGCAGTGAAGGGGGGAGTCGCAAGGCTACAGGGGTAGCATTATGGCATTTAAAGAGGAAAAGTAGTGAGCCGGAGCCCCCAAGCGTCGTTGTCTCCATTGTGACAAACCTGCCAAGTGTCAGGCAGTTGCAATGGGGGTCTGAAGTTTGCAGGTGTATCTTCGctagagaaaggcgctatatgaagttAAAAGCACTGAGCCGGACCCCCAAGAGTTGCTGTCTCCATAACTACACGTTAGGCAGCAAAGGTGGGAGTCAGAATGTCACAGGGGTATCTTCACtagcaaaaggcgctatatgaaataaaaagagaagcggTACGGAGCCCTAGCCCCCGAGTGTTGCTGTCTCCGTTATTACAATTTCACCTGCGACCTTTCAACTCCCACCTTCACTACCTAACACTTGGCAGATGTGTATCTTCTctagagaaaggcgctatattgaatAAAAAGAGAGAAAGCACCGCGGCCCCAAGGGTTGCTGTCTACACCTGTGACGTTCTGACTCCCCCCTTCACTGCCTTCACTGTCAGATGCATATCCCGCTcactagcgccccctatctgCTAGTCTTAACTTTGAAAACCTGCTCAGATATTTGACATCTTGGGATACCCCCTTATTCCAGTCTTCCCAGGACCACCCATGAAGACCCCCCATGAAGAACCCCTAAGTGGCTCACCTAGCTTCTTGTCACTTAGAAAGTTCTGAGCACAACTCTCAGTGGGCTTTTCTGGGATGCCTGGTGAAGTTGCACCgctaggaaaggcgctatataacaacaTTCATTCTTATTACTGACAATCTTCTTCCAGTCTTAAAGGTGTGCTGTGCACCTCGCAAGGGGAGCCCCAATCTGTGGCGCCCCCAACTTCTTACACCCAGTCCCCGATTCCTCTGCTTTAACACATTTAAATCTGCAAGTAGTCCAAGGTTTTTCACGCTGAACATGCAGCTCACTGGCGCCCCCTATCGCAAGGTGCACCTCAATGTGGCGTTTCCGGGGTCTTAAAATTCAAATTATCGAtcatcaaacccacttaatccatctGAGGGTCACGGGGAGCTAGggcctttggggggggggggggggggcggggggtctGCCAATGGTCCCATTCACTCCCTCACACACACATCTGA
The sequence above is drawn from the Erpetoichthys calabaricus chromosome 3, fErpCal1.3, whole genome shotgun sequence genome and encodes:
- the LOC114649206 gene encoding polypeptide N-acetylgalactosaminyltransferase 6-like — protein: MRLLSRRRLGFLKVVLAVVFFMVVVVILQRDVGKASSEEAWLSNLASRKEKMLDMMMGAVNNLRDSLQIKAPEQPLAPSASVEEQRCAPGVYTEAELRPLVERPVQDPSSPGADGRGFKQDSLTAAEQAEKDKGMEKHCFNQYASDRISLHRSLGLDTRPPECIDQKFKRCPPLPTTSVIIVFHNEAWSTLLRTVYSVLHTSPATLLKEIILVDDASTDDHLKLRLEEYVKKLQIVQVVRQPERKGLITARLLGARVATAEVLTFLDAHCECFHGWLEPLLGRIAEEPTAVVSPDITTIDLNTFEFAKPVSHGRHHNRGNFDWSLTFGWEGIPEHEKQRRKDETYPIKTPTFAGGLFAIRKSYFEHIGTYDDQMEIWGGENVEMSFRVWQCGGQLEIIPCSVVGHVFRTKSPHSFPKGTQVITRNQVRLAEVWMDEYKEIYYRRNSNAAKMAREKDYGNISGRLRLKEQLHCKSFSWYLQTVYPEAFVPDLTPTLYGAIRNQGSHVCLDAGEKNHGGKPLIMYGCHGMGGNQYFEYTSHNELRHNIGKELCLHTSKGTLSLQLCHLKGPGTRVAAEQLWELQKDSLVKNPASGLCVTVSDGKPAMASCNPADSLQHWTFS